In Roseomonas fluvialis, one genomic interval encodes:
- a CDS encoding HdaA/DnaA family protein, translating to MALPPARQFALPLPLDASTDRADFLEDASNAAAVAWLDRVGEWPSGRLALFGPQGVGKTHLGRAFAAVRRWRVIEGPLLRDLPAPAPGGTVLDDADAVPDPTALLHLVNLCAERHEGLLLLAREAPSRWPVALADLSSRLRATTAVAIATPGDGLLAALLAKLFADRQLRVAPDIQAWLLARLPREAAALAEAVARLDRAAMQARAPVTRPLARAALAGWEGFGDDASEAALDLPSPPAAALL from the coding sequence ATGGCCCTGCCGCCCGCGCGGCAATTCGCACTGCCGCTGCCGCTCGATGCCTCGACCGACCGCGCCGATTTTCTCGAGGATGCGTCGAATGCGGCGGCGGTCGCCTGGCTCGACCGCGTGGGCGAATGGCCGTCGGGGCGGCTCGCGCTGTTCGGGCCGCAGGGCGTGGGCAAGACGCATCTGGGCCGCGCCTTCGCCGCGGTGCGTCGCTGGCGCGTGATCGAAGGCCCGCTGCTGCGGGACCTGCCCGCACCCGCCCCCGGCGGCACCGTGCTGGACGATGCCGATGCCGTGCCCGACCCCACGGCCCTGCTGCACCTGGTGAACCTGTGCGCCGAGCGCCACGAGGGGCTGCTGCTGCTGGCGCGCGAGGCGCCGTCGCGTTGGCCCGTTGCGCTGGCCGACCTGTCGAGCCGCCTGCGCGCCACCACCGCCGTCGCCATCGCCACCCCCGGGGACGGGCTGCTGGCGGCGCTGCTGGCCAAGCTGTTCGCCGACCGGCAGCTGCGCGTGGCCCCCGACATCCAGGCCTGGCTGCTGGCCCGCCTGCCGCGGGAAGCCGCGGCGCTGGCCGAGGCGGTGGCGCGGCTCGACCGCGCCGCCATGCAGGCCCGCGCGCCGGTCACCCGCCCCCTGGCCCGCGCCGCGCTGGCCGGCTGGGAGGGTTTCGGCGATGACGCTTCCGAGGCAGCCCTCGACCTGCCCTCCCCGCCCGCCGCCGCGCTGCTGTAG